Proteins encoded within one genomic window of Phototrophicus methaneseepsis:
- a CDS encoding ATP-binding protein, producing the protein MSEEPTKPPSPSYNEKSGFTRDGNLQQQNERLNAEIKRRTDQISAINIVAATVSHSLDLNLTLNTALDAVRSAVGAEAAGISLIDHENNELVLRAQAGWMNDFVVTNPMRIPMGEGMSGWVIGNNDVLVHNNLDGSETYAVPRFKKETFRAIAMAPMHARGRIIGILSIMSYTPNQFDKEVLTVLKSIADTVGVAIENARLYEKNLEEQHRLSAVLHSTADGILATDQHGRISLVNYTATQLLDVKAADIMGMPLREAAIQVKVRDAILHSIAPDTPPHQRTHQVRLEDGPELSIQVSPVHVESQIVATEENISDGWVIVLQDITHLREAEMARVQFIQAAAHDMKNPLGVTQSSIHLLESMVDMSDDTVQEVLGIARTGMARLRRLIDDMMHIEEIDSGYNFRLAEVDLREMCYEIQVQIQAVLASKGIKLKLAIADDVPTAMQLDREWMQRALNNYLENTAKYAADGNVLFKVDTDDEYVYFEVIDDGPGIPRQAIPRLFDRFYRVAYRSEAEGSGLGLAIVKSVAEAHGGQAYVESEEGEGSTFGIMLPLHPDEANDDATISHNPLKETT; encoded by the coding sequence ATGAGTGAAGAACCTACCAAACCGCCATCACCGTCCTACAACGAGAAATCTGGCTTTACGCGAGATGGCAACTTGCAGCAGCAAAATGAACGCCTGAACGCGGAAATCAAACGGCGCACAGATCAGATTTCTGCGATTAATATCGTCGCTGCGACGGTGAGCCACTCTCTTGATCTCAATCTGACGCTGAACACGGCACTTGATGCGGTTCGGAGTGCTGTTGGCGCTGAAGCTGCGGGGATTAGCCTGATTGACCACGAAAATAATGAGTTGGTCCTGCGTGCACAAGCTGGCTGGATGAATGATTTCGTCGTGACAAATCCCATGCGTATCCCTATGGGCGAAGGCATGTCTGGCTGGGTGATCGGCAACAATGATGTGCTGGTTCATAATAACCTGGATGGCAGCGAAACCTACGCCGTGCCGCGCTTTAAAAAAGAGACATTCCGGGCCATCGCGATGGCCCCTATGCATGCCCGTGGGCGTATCATCGGTATCCTCAGCATTATGAGCTACACGCCGAACCAGTTCGACAAGGAAGTGCTCACTGTCCTCAAATCCATTGCGGATACTGTCGGCGTCGCGATTGAAAACGCGCGCCTCTATGAAAAAAACCTGGAAGAACAACATCGCCTCAGCGCTGTGTTACATTCCACGGCAGATGGCATCCTGGCGACAGATCAGCATGGGCGCATCAGCCTTGTGAACTATACAGCCACCCAATTGCTCGACGTAAAAGCAGCCGACATCATGGGGATGCCGCTAAGAGAAGCTGCAATCCAGGTGAAAGTACGTGACGCCATCCTGCATAGTATTGCGCCAGATACGCCCCCTCATCAACGCACACATCAGGTGCGCCTGGAAGATGGTCCAGAATTATCAATTCAGGTCTCGCCTGTACACGTAGAAAGCCAGATCGTCGCCACAGAAGAAAATATCAGCGACGGATGGGTCATTGTGCTACAAGACATCACCCATCTGCGAGAAGCAGAAATGGCACGCGTGCAGTTCATCCAGGCAGCGGCACACGATATGAAGAACCCGCTTGGCGTCACTCAAAGCTCTATCCATCTGCTGGAAAGTATGGTGGATATGTCTGATGATACAGTCCAGGAAGTGCTGGGCATTGCCCGAACAGGCATGGCACGTTTGCGTCGATTGATCGACGACATGATGCACATTGAAGAAATTGATAGCGGCTATAACTTCAGGCTGGCTGAGGTTGACCTGCGAGAAATGTGCTACGAAATCCAGGTTCAAATTCAGGCTGTGCTCGCTAGCAAGGGGATCAAGCTAAAGTTAGCTATTGCCGATGACGTGCCGACCGCCATGCAGCTTGACCGGGAATGGATGCAGCGGGCGCTCAATAACTACCTGGAAAACACAGCCAAGTATGCAGCCGACGGCAATGTGCTGTTTAAAGTTGATACAGATGATGAGTACGTCTATTTTGAAGTCATCGACGATGGGCCAGGTATTCCGCGTCAGGCAATACCGCGCTTATTTGATCGCTTCTACCGCGTTGCCTATCGATCTGAGGCGGAAGGCAGCGGCCTTGGGCTTGCCATCGTCAAATCCGTTGCGGAAGCACATGGCGGGCAGGCCTATGTCGAAAGTGAAGAAGGCGAAGGCAGCACCTTTGGCATAATGCTGCCGCTTCATCCAGATGAGGCCAATGATGATGCCACCATCAGCCACAACCCGCTGAAGGAAACCACGTGA
- a CDS encoding cysteine desulfurase-like protein has translation MSQFDARHVRLLFPSLNIPAASGNLPIFFDNPGGTQVPQMVIDAVADVYRRANAIPGGHFATSQRSAEMVRNAHEAMADLLNAKSADEIVFGMNTTTLNFALSRALAKRLQPGDEIVVTRMDHDANVSPWLRLAEDNDLVVQWADIREEDCTLDMASFEAALSDRTKIVATVHASNAVGTINPVQAIAEMAHSVGALHIMDAVQSTPHVPIDVQAIGCDFLLCSSYKFFGPHLGVMYGRYELLDELPAYQVRPAKPVPPGKWETGVQSFESINGINATIDYLVSIGENYGEGDFPGFSGRRLVLKQAMAALHLYEADMATYLIDKLQSVSGIRVYGITDPARMLERVPTVSFTMEGHLPDEIGKYLADNDIYLWTGDYYAVEIMKRLGLGVHGMVRVGLAHYNTYEEIDRLIDVLEAL, from the coding sequence ATGTCACAATTTGATGCCCGCCATGTGCGCCTTTTGTTCCCCAGCTTGAACATCCCGGCGGCCAGCGGCAATCTGCCTATTTTCTTCGATAATCCGGGTGGTACGCAGGTGCCTCAGATGGTCATTGATGCTGTAGCTGATGTGTATCGCCGCGCGAATGCGATCCCTGGTGGTCATTTTGCCACGAGCCAACGCAGCGCGGAGATGGTCAGGAATGCTCATGAAGCTATGGCTGATTTGCTCAATGCAAAGAGTGCGGATGAAATCGTCTTCGGGATGAATACGACGACGCTCAATTTTGCTCTTAGCCGGGCTTTGGCTAAGCGGCTGCAACCAGGGGATGAGATTGTCGTCACACGTATGGATCATGATGCAAATGTGTCGCCCTGGCTGCGTCTGGCAGAAGATAATGATCTGGTTGTGCAATGGGCCGATATTCGCGAAGAAGATTGCACCCTGGATATGGCGAGCTTTGAAGCGGCACTCAGTGATCGTACAAAAATTGTCGCGACGGTTCATGCATCTAATGCAGTGGGCACCATTAATCCCGTTCAGGCGATTGCTGAAATGGCGCATTCCGTCGGGGCTCTGCACATCATGGATGCCGTCCAGAGCACGCCACATGTCCCGATTGATGTGCAGGCTATTGGCTGTGATTTCTTGCTCTGCTCATCCTATAAGTTCTTTGGGCCGCACCTGGGCGTGATGTATGGGCGCTATGAACTGCTTGATGAACTACCCGCCTATCAGGTCCGCCCGGCGAAGCCCGTACCACCTGGCAAGTGGGAAACGGGCGTGCAGAGCTTTGAGTCGATCAATGGCATTAACGCAACGATTGATTATCTGGTGAGTATTGGCGAGAACTATGGCGAAGGGGATTTCCCTGGCTTTAGTGGGCGACGCTTGGTCCTTAAACAGGCAATGGCAGCCCTTCATCTATATGAAGCAGATATGGCTACTTACCTGATCGACAAGCTGCAATCTGTTTCTGGTATTCGTGTTTATGGCATTACGGACCCTGCGCGGATGCTGGAACGTGTGCCGACAGTTTCCTTCACGATGGAAGGTCATTTGCCGGATGAAATCGGCAAGTATCTGGCGGATAATGATATTTACCTGTGGACGGGTGACTATTACGCCGTAGAAATTATGAAGCGGCTTGGCTTAGGGGTTCATGGGATGGTGCGTGTGGGCCTGGCTCACTATAACACATACGAAGAAATCGACCGCCTCATTGATGTGCTTGAAGCTTTATAG
- a CDS encoding M20/M25/M40 family metallo-hydrolase: MKDHIQRIFTTTDWRPLRPLRDWVISQGMAVQSIPAPTFAEAERADYVEEQFHAFGLTNVDQDDLHNVYGLLPGLNRSVPALLVTAHTDTVFAAETDLTLKREDDVIYGPGLGDNSMGVAGLMGLIKWLVDHRITPECDIWFVATVGEEGLGDLRGMRAAFERLKKSIGAVVNLEGLAYGFVYNAGIAVHRVKISASAGGGHSWVHYGRESALHALVQLASHITHLNLPASPRTSLNIGMIEGGQAINAIASSAHFWLDMRSESQIELDRLKGHIHQLVNISNTEEVQFSIEVVGDRPAGQISVRHPLIEGSIAALDLLGVKAGLEKGSTDGNVPLSVGCPTVTIGITRGANAHRLDEYIEPQPVMDGMQQLIMICLGTTAYLQEQYEEAAGD; the protein is encoded by the coding sequence ATGAAAGATCACATACAACGTATTTTTACAACAACCGACTGGCGGCCTCTGCGCCCTTTACGTGACTGGGTTATAAGCCAGGGTATGGCCGTTCAGAGCATCCCCGCCCCCACGTTTGCAGAAGCCGAGCGTGCGGATTACGTCGAAGAACAGTTTCATGCATTTGGCCTCACAAATGTCGATCAGGATGATCTCCATAATGTCTATGGCCTGCTACCGGGGTTGAACCGTTCTGTACCTGCCCTCCTGGTAACAGCTCATACCGATACCGTATTCGCCGCAGAAACAGACCTGACGCTCAAGCGCGAAGATGATGTGATCTATGGGCCGGGCCTGGGCGATAACAGCATGGGCGTAGCTGGCTTAATGGGCCTCATCAAGTGGCTGGTTGACCATCGAATCACGCCTGAGTGTGATATCTGGTTCGTGGCTACCGTCGGTGAAGAAGGCTTAGGCGATTTACGCGGGATGCGTGCAGCCTTCGAGCGTCTCAAAAAGTCCATTGGCGCTGTTGTGAACCTTGAGGGACTTGCTTATGGCTTCGTTTACAACGCTGGCATTGCCGTCCACCGTGTGAAGATTAGCGCCTCAGCAGGGGGCGGCCATAGCTGGGTACATTATGGTCGTGAAAGTGCCCTACATGCCCTGGTGCAATTAGCATCCCACATCACCCATCTGAACTTACCTGCCAGCCCAAGGACCTCGCTCAACATTGGGATGATTGAAGGCGGGCAGGCCATCAACGCGATTGCTTCTTCAGCGCATTTCTGGCTGGATATGCGCTCAGAAAGCCAGATTGAGTTGGATCGACTGAAGGGCCATATCCATCAACTGGTGAATATCTCCAATACAGAAGAAGTTCAGTTTTCAATTGAAGTCGTCGGGGATCGGCCCGCAGGTCAAATTTCCGTGCGTCACCCTTTGATTGAAGGATCTATCGCAGCGCTGGATTTATTGGGTGTCAAAGCCGGGCTGGAAAAAGGGAGCACAGACGGGAACGTGCCTCTCAGCGTAGGCTGCCCAACTGTGACAATTGGCATCACACGCGGGGCGAATGCCCATCGACTGGATGAATATATTGAGCCACAGCCCGTTATGGACGGCATGCAACAGCTCATTATGATTTGCCTGGGGACAACAGCCTATCTACAAGAGCAATATGAAGAAGCTGCAGGGGACTAG
- a CDS encoding response regulator transcription factor → MPDIAVVYVGENRDFLKGLQKRYVTYHARSGKKALTLVKEHHQATVVVLDAASLGTTGERICQRLRSELPDMAIVHIYDQKPNKRETPADEVLVLPFTSRKLNNAVERLVTATTVNSSELLACGPFAMSVEKRVLLAHGKEINLTPKQAALIEAFFKHPNETLDRAWLMHQIWDTTYTGDTRTLDVHIRWVRRVLEEGSSKPKHLKTVRGKGYKLEVPINKNGKHATE, encoded by the coding sequence ATGCCGGACATAGCGGTTGTTTATGTTGGCGAAAATCGAGATTTTTTAAAAGGCTTGCAAAAACGTTATGTCACTTATCACGCTCGTTCTGGTAAAAAGGCGCTCACGCTTGTAAAAGAGCATCATCAGGCAACCGTCGTCGTGCTGGATGCGGCATCTTTGGGGACCACAGGGGAGCGGATTTGTCAGCGATTGCGCAGCGAGTTACCCGATATGGCAATCGTCCATATCTATGACCAGAAGCCGAATAAACGTGAGACACCTGCCGATGAAGTCCTTGTGCTGCCTTTTACATCGCGCAAGTTGAATAATGCTGTTGAGCGCCTCGTCACAGCGACGACTGTAAACAGCAGCGAGCTGCTGGCTTGTGGGCCTTTCGCGATGAGCGTTGAGAAGCGCGTATTACTGGCCCATGGCAAGGAGATTAACCTTACTCCTAAGCAAGCTGCCTTGATCGAAGCTTTTTTCAAGCATCCTAATGAAACGCTGGACCGCGCGTGGCTGATGCATCAGATTTGGGATACGACTTATACGGGGGATACGCGTACCCTGGATGTCCATATCCGCTGGGTGCGCCGTGTGCTGGAAGAGGGTAGTAGTAAGCCTAAGCATCTTAAGACAGTACGGGGCAAAGGGTATAAGCTGGAAGTGCCAATAAACAAAAACGGCAAACACGCTACAGAGTGA
- the rpsT gene encoding 30S ribosomal protein S20 — MANNASAIKRNRQNEKRRTQNRTYRNRTRTLVKQARSAISSGDQSAAEAATKAAIKDLDMAARRGVIHPRNAARRKSRLMKQLAAMSAE; from the coding sequence ATGGCGAACAACGCATCTGCAATTAAGCGCAATCGTCAGAATGAAAAACGTCGTACTCAGAACCGGACGTACCGCAATCGTACCCGCACGCTTGTTAAACAAGCGCGTAGTGCGATCAGCTCCGGCGATCAGTCCGCTGCAGAAGCTGCGACCAAGGCAGCAATCAAAGACCTGGATATGGCAGCCCGCCGCGGTGTCATTCATCCGCGTAATGCAGCCCGCCGTAAGAGCCGCTTGATGAAGCAGCTCGCAGCTATGTCTGCTGAGTAA
- a CDS encoding tetratricopeptide repeat protein, which yields MTANVEAMIRAGVEAYRAGKRIEARALLERAIEIDDYNEDAWLWLSAVVETKDEQRTCLENVLVINPANERAQAGLQALGPAAPPAPPEPESPFSSADNATPFSDFDFDESEGGNSTPTEDPFETLTSENPPPPEPEEPAWSDTIATSSASSNYKGPQLTTDDYDDWMSNLNIGTKSQQPSSGGGIFKEDNDVDVFGQTSFTDPGTSFNSFDFDDTDDEDEPSVSTAVTNSQALYDDGFDEFLDEFDMDDAPANIGIGDFEDDLMDLSRDDSLEKLSDPNSADFLFSDDDEVAEADPREMFSLIPRSIQSTRLPGTVESVSGGLKAAVFLLVLLNVGAIAAIVYQVVM from the coding sequence ATGACAGCGAATGTGGAAGCAATGATACGGGCCGGGGTCGAAGCCTATCGTGCTGGCAAACGGATAGAAGCACGTGCCTTGCTCGAACGTGCTATTGAAATTGATGATTACAATGAAGATGCATGGTTATGGCTGAGCGCTGTGGTCGAAACAAAGGATGAACAGCGAACATGCCTGGAAAATGTGCTCGTCATAAACCCAGCAAACGAACGTGCCCAGGCTGGCCTACAAGCCCTGGGACCTGCTGCCCCCCCTGCACCGCCAGAACCGGAAAGTCCTTTCAGCTCTGCGGATAATGCCACGCCGTTTTCCGACTTTGATTTTGATGAATCAGAAGGCGGTAATTCCACACCGACTGAAGACCCGTTTGAAACCCTGACGAGCGAAAATCCACCACCACCAGAGCCAGAAGAGCCAGCATGGTCAGATACCATTGCGACCAGCAGCGCGAGCAGCAATTATAAAGGCCCCCAGCTCACGACAGATGACTATGACGACTGGATGAGCAACCTGAATATCGGGACCAAATCACAACAACCCTCTTCAGGGGGTGGCATCTTCAAAGAAGATAATGATGTGGATGTCTTTGGACAAACGAGCTTTACAGACCCTGGAACGAGTTTTAACAGCTTCGACTTTGATGACACAGACGACGAGGACGAACCATCTGTCTCTACAGCCGTCACGAATTCTCAGGCCCTATACGATGATGGCTTTGATGAATTTCTCGATGAATTCGATATGGATGATGCTCCGGCCAACATCGGCATTGGCGACTTTGAAGATGACCTTATGGACCTCAGCCGTGATGACAGCCTGGAAAAACTCTCCGATCCGAATAGTGCAGACTTCCTTTTTAGTGACGATGATGAAGTGGCAGAAGCCGACCCGCGCGAAATGTTCAGCCTGATTCCACGTTCGATTCAATCAACACGACTGCCTGGCACAGTGGAATCTGTATCTGGAGGGCTTAAAGCGGCGGTGTTCTTGCTGGTGCTGCTCAATGTTGGTGCCATTGCAGCCATCGTCTATCAGGTCGTCATGTAA
- a CDS encoding ferritin-like domain-containing protein, producing the protein MNLDSLRDVFHEQLKDMYSAEKQLTEALPKLAQAASSSELQQAFEDHLQVTKQQMETVRQILDQMDVNPGNKKCAAMEGLVEEGNEMAKEKGDPDARDAGLICAAQKVEHYEIATYGSLRTWAKLLGETEVAQTLQEILDQEYDADNLLDQLAEGYLNQKAKN; encoded by the coding sequence ATGAATTTAGATAGCTTACGCGATGTCTTCCATGAGCAATTAAAAGATATGTACAGCGCAGAAAAACAACTTACCGAAGCGCTGCCAAAGCTCGCACAGGCGGCATCTTCATCAGAGCTACAGCAAGCTTTTGAAGATCATCTGCAAGTTACGAAGCAGCAGATGGAGACAGTCCGGCAGATCCTGGATCAGATGGATGTGAATCCTGGTAATAAAAAATGTGCTGCGATGGAAGGGCTTGTCGAAGAAGGCAACGAGATGGCTAAGGAAAAAGGCGATCCTGATGCCCGCGATGCTGGCCTGATCTGTGCTGCTCAAAAAGTAGAGCACTACGAGATTGCAACATATGGTAGCCTGCGCACCTGGGCAAAACTCCTTGGCGAGACGGAAGTTGCCCAAACTTTACAGGAAATCCTGGATCAGGAATATGATGCCGATAACCTGCTAGATCAGCTCGCAGAAGGCTACCTCAATCAAAAAGCTAAGAACTAG
- a CDS encoding SDR family oxidoreductase has translation MQNQPKPPFPEQHQEKPGLESKIEPRPEYEAPLYKGASKLDGQVALITGGDSGIGRAVAVLFAREGADIAIVYLPEEQSDAEETKKAVETEGHDALLIPGDVKDFEFCQQAVAQTVDKFGQLNILVNNAAYQNSVESVEELSLEQWDKTFKTNIYGYFHMVKAALPHLGKGSTIINTGSITGLEGSAGLLDYSSTKGAIHAFTKTLAQQLVKKDIRVNCVSPGPVWTPLNPSDKEAEKVAKFGMKQPMKRPAQPEEVAPAYVFFASAADSSYITGEVLTVLGGETRAG, from the coding sequence ATGCAGAACCAACCTAAACCACCTTTTCCAGAGCAGCACCAGGAAAAACCCGGTCTAGAATCAAAGATCGAGCCACGCCCGGAATATGAAGCCCCTTTATACAAAGGCGCCAGTAAATTGGATGGCCAGGTCGCGCTGATTACCGGCGGCGATTCTGGTATTGGTCGTGCTGTGGCTGTGTTATTTGCCCGTGAAGGTGCGGATATCGCTATTGTTTATCTGCCAGAAGAACAAAGTGACGCTGAAGAGACAAAGAAGGCTGTTGAGACAGAAGGCCACGATGCTTTACTCATTCCTGGCGATGTGAAAGATTTTGAATTTTGCCAGCAAGCTGTTGCGCAGACTGTCGATAAATTCGGCCAGTTGAATATCCTCGTTAACAATGCTGCCTATCAGAACTCCGTTGAGTCTGTTGAAGAATTATCTTTGGAACAATGGGATAAGACCTTCAAGACGAATATCTATGGTTATTTCCATATGGTGAAGGCGGCCCTGCCACATCTTGGCAAGGGCAGTACCATTATTAACACAGGCTCTATAACCGGTTTAGAAGGTAGTGCCGGGCTGCTTGACTATTCATCGACAAAAGGGGCTATTCACGCTTTTACGAAGACCCTTGCGCAGCAGCTCGTCAAGAAAGATATCCGCGTAAATTGTGTTTCACCCGGTCCTGTCTGGACCCCGCTAAATCCTTCAGACAAAGAAGCAGAAAAAGTCGCTAAATTCGGCATGAAGCAGCCCATGAAGCGTCCTGCTCAGCCGGAGGAAGTCGCCCCGGCGTATGTTTTCTTCGCATCAGCAGCCGATTCCAGCTATATCACTGGCGAAGTTTTGACGGTGTTAGGCGGAGAAACACGGGCTGGCTAA